In one Balaenoptera ricei isolate mBalRic1 chromosome 20, mBalRic1.hap2, whole genome shotgun sequence genomic region, the following are encoded:
- the TMEM132E gene encoding transmembrane protein 132E — MAPGMPGRGAALLCLSALLAHASGRSHPASPSPPGPQASPVLPISYRLSHTRLAFFLREARRTPPTVTNGSLQRSEPFVVFQTKELPVLNVSLGPFSTSQVVARELLQPSSTLDIPERLTVSWKVRAFIVRPRVPASQPVAQVLFYVAGRDWDDFGVTERLPCVRLHAFRDAREVKSSCRLSGGLATCLVRAELPLAWFGPPAPAAPPTARRKSPDGLEPEAAGESQQAELYYTLHAPDASGGCGGGTRRGAGPGGGARAERPTQHPLLRIGSISLFRAPPRRTLQEHRLDGNLVIRLPDRPLKPGEVLSILLYLAPNSSSPSSPRVEHFTLRVKAKKGVTLLGTKSRSGQWHVTSELLTGAKHSTATVDVSWAQGTPLPLWEDQGPLEILQLDFEMENFTSQSVKRRIMWHIDYRGHGALPDLERAVTELTVIQRDVQAILPLAMDTEIINTAILTGRTVAIPVKVIAIEVTGLVLDVSALVECESDNEDIIKVSSSCDYVFVSGKESRGSMNARVTFRYDVLNAPLEMTVWVPKLPLHIELSDARLSQVKGWRVPILPDRRSARESEDEDEEEEERRQSPSRGCTLQYQHATLQVFTQFHTTSSEGTDQVVTMLGPDWLVEVTDLVSDFMRVGDPRVARMVDGSTLAGLEPGTTPFKVVSPLTESVLGETLLTVTEEKVSITQLQAQVVASLALSLRPSPGSSHTIVATTAAQQTLSSLKQEALLSLWLSYSDGTTAPLSLYSPRDYGLLVSSLDERVATVTQDRAFPLVVAEAEGAGELLRAELTIAESCQKTKRKSVLATTPVGLRVHFGREEGDPTYDYPGPSQPGPGGGEDEAQGAGPPGTAGSPPEAVGPGTASPAVPPTEDFLPLPTGFLQMPRGLTDLEIGMYALLGVFCLAILVFLINCIVFVLRYRHKRIPPEGQTSMDHSHHWVFLGNGQPLRGQGELSPPASNPMETVPACCHGDHHSSGSSQTSVQSQVHGRGDGSSGGSARDQAEDPASSPTSKRKRVKFTTFTTLPSEELAYDSVPAGEEDEEDEEDLGWGCPDVAGTAQPTPPPDLHNYMRRIKEIA, encoded by the exons CCTCTGGCCGCTCCCACCCGGCCAGCCCCAGTCCTCCGGGGCCGCAGGCCAGCCCGGTGCTGCCGATCAGCTACCGCCTGTCACACACGCGGCTGGCCTTCTTCCTGCGGGAGGCGCGGCGCACGCCCCCCACGGTCACCAACGGCTCCCTGCAGCGCTCCGAGCCCTTCGTGGTGTTCCAGACCAAGGAGCTGCCCGTCCTCAATGTCTCCCTGGGACCCTTCAGCACCAGCCAGGTGGTGGCCCGGGAGCTCCTGCAGCCGTCCAGCACCCTGGACATCCCCGAGCGCCTGACGGTCAGCTGGAAGGTGCGGGCCTTCATCGTCCGCCCCCGCGTGCCTGCCTCGCAGCCCGTGGCCCAGGTGCTGTTCTACGTGGCCGGCCGGGACTGGGATGACTTCGGCGTCACCGAGCGGCTGCCCTGCGTCCGCCTGCACGCCTTCCGGGATGCCCGGGAGGTCAAGAGCTCCTGCCGCCTCAGCGGGGGTCTGGCCACCTGTCTCGTGCGGGCCGAGCTGCCCCTGGCTTGGTTCGGGCCCCCGGCCCCGGCCGCACCACCCACTGCCCGCCGCAAGTCTCCAGATGGGCTGGAGCCCGAGGCGGCAGGGGAGAGTCAGCAAGCCGAGCTGTACTACACTCTCCACGCCCCGGACGCGTCGGGAGGCTGTGGAGGAGGAACACGGCGGGGTGCCGGGCCCGGGGGCGGGGCCCGGGCCGAGAGACCGACCCAGCACCCCCTGCTGCGCATCGGGAGCATCAGCCTGTTCCGCGCGCCCCCCAGAAGGACCCTGCAGGAGCACAGGCTGGACGGCAACCTGGTGATCCGCCTGCCTGACCGGCCCCTCAAGCCCGGGGAAGTGCTCAGCATCCTCCTCTACCTGGCCCCcaactcctcctctccctccagcccccgcGTGGAGCACTTCACTCTCAG GGTGAAGGCCAAGAAGGGCGTGACCCTTCTAGGAACCAAGTCACGGAGTGGCCAGTGGCACGTGACCTCGGAGCTGCTGACTGGGGCAAAGCATTCAACAGCCACCGTGGATGTGTCCTGGGCCCAGGGCACACCGCTGCCCCTCTG GGAGGACCAGGGGCCCCTGGAGATCCTGCAGCTGGACTTTGAGATGGAGAACTTCACCAGCCAGTCAGTCAAGCGGAGGATCATGTGGCACATCGACTACCGCGGCCACGGTGCCCTGCCTGACCTGGAGCGGGCTGTCACCGAGCTGACGGTCATCCAGCGGGATGTGCAGGCCATCCTGCCCCTGGCCATG GACACAGAGATCATCAACACAGCCATCCTGACTGGCCGGACGGTGGCCATCCCTGTCAAGGTCATTGCCATCGAGGTGACCGGCCTTGTCCTAGATGTCTCTGCCCTGGTGGAATGCGAATCTGACAATGAGGACATCATCAAG gtaTCCAGCAGCTGTGACTACGTGTTTGTTAGCGGAAAGGAGTCTCGCGGTTCCATGAACGCCAGGGTCACCTTCCGCTACGACGTCCTCAATGCCCCCCTGGAAATGACAGTCTGGGTGCCCAAGCTGCCCCTGCACATTGAGCTCTCGGATGCCCGCCTCAGCCAAGTGAAGGGCTGGAGGGTACCTATCCTTCCTGACCGGAG ATCAGCCCGGGAGAGCGAGgacgaggacgaggaggaggaggagcgccGGCAGAGCCCGAGCCGCGGCTGCACCCTGCAGTACCAGCACGCCACCCTGCAGGTTTTCACCCAGTTCCACACGACGTCGTCGGAGGGCACCGACCAGGTGGTCACCATGCTGGGCCCAGACTGGCTGGTGGAGGTCACCGACCTGGTCAGCGACTTCATGCGGGTGGGTGACCCCCGAGTGGCACGCATGGTAGACGGCAGCACGCTGGCGGGGCTGGAGCCAGGCACCACGCCCTTCAAG GTGGTTTCCCCCCTGACGGAGTCCGTGCTTGGGGAGACACTGTTGACAGTGACAGAGGAGAAGGTCAGCATCACACAGCTGCAGGCCCAGGTGGTGGCCAGCCTCGCCCTGTCCCTGCGGCCCAGCCCCGGGAGCAGCCACACCATCGTGGCCACCACGGCCGCCCAGCAGACCCTCAGCTCCCTCAAGCAG gaagccctcctgagCCTCTGGCTCTCCTACAGCGACGGTACCACGGCCCCACTCTCCCTCTACAGCCCCCGGGACTACGGGCTGCTGGTGAGCAGTCTGGACGAGCGCGTGGCCACAGTGACCCAGGACCGGGCCTTCCCACTGGTGGTGGCTGAGGCCGAGGGGGCCGGGGAGCTGCTCCGTGCGGAGCTCACCATCGCCGAGAGCTGCCAGAAAACCAAGCGCAAGAGTGTGCTGGCCACGACCCCTGTAGGCCTGCGGGTGCACTTTGGGCGGGAAGAGGGGGACCCCACCTACGACTACCCCGGCCCCAGCCAGCCAGGGCCCGGCGGGGGCGAGGACGAGGCCCAGGGAGCTGGCCCGCCGGGCACTGCCGGGTCCCCGCCCGAGGCCGTGGGCCCGGGCACCGCCAGCCCGGCGGTGCCACCCACAGAAGATTTCCTGCCACTGCCCACCGGCTTCCTGCAGATGCCGAGGGGGCTGACGGACCTGGAGATTGGCATGTACGCGCTGCTGGGCGTCTTCTGCCTCGCCATCCTGGTCTTCCTCATCAACTGCATCGTCTTCGTGCTGCGCTACCGGCACAAGCGCATCCCGCCCGAGGGTCAGACCAGCATGGACCACTCTCACCATTGGGTGTTCCTGGGCAATGGGCAGCCGCTgcgggggcagggggagctgTCGCCACCCGCCAGCAACCCGATGGAGACCGTGCCCGCCTGCTGCCACGGCGACCACCACAGCAGCGGCAGCTCGCAGACCAGCGTCCAGAGCCAGGTGCACGGGCGGGGCGACGGCTCCTCGGGCGGCTCGGCCCGGGACCAGGCCGAAGACCCCGCCAGCTCACCCACCTCCAAGCGCAAGCGGGTCAAGTTTACCACCTTCACGACGCTGCCCTCGGAGGAGCTGGCCTATGACTCGGTGCCCGCCGGCGAAGAGGACGAGGAGGACGAAGAGGACCTGGGATGGGGCTGCCCAGATGTGGCGGGCACCGCGCAGCCCACTCCGCCCCCTGACCTGCACAATTACATGCGCAGAATCAAAGAGATTGCGTAG